Part of the Paenibacillus terrae HPL-003 genome is shown below.
AAATGTTCGCGGGTATATCCTGCTTCTTCTATCTTCCCAAATACACGGTTCAACTTCGCTTCAGCTTCCTCCCATTGCCTAGACTCCAGTAGATGAGTAAGTGTAGGAGGCATATATAGTCCCTCCAGCGACTTGACTGACCTGTGTGACTGTACTGTCTGCTCATCCACAAGCAACAACGTATCCGTCTCCTCCCGGTGGTTCCAGTATAAGGATCTTATCGCTGTCTGATATGCCTTTGGCAGCTCCTCCGGGAACATAAACCAACCTGTTACCGTGACGTAAATTTCCCCTTTCAAGTAGTTGCTCACATTTTTCCGAAAGGTTTCAATCGTCGCCCGCAAAATACTACTATGCTCGTCCATACTAATTTCTGTTATTCGCTTCATATCATGCTGTTCTGGGACATAATCTGATTCTTCTTCATGATGCATACCATACTTTTCCCGATTGTTATCCCGATTTGCTTCTATTAATACAATTAAGCAATCATGTGGTGCTTTACAGTGCCAGACGTGAAAATCGGGTGCGAACACTTCTTCAGCAATATTTCCAATCGCATACTCGATTAAGGATACTGAATGATAATCCATATCAGAAAAATGCTTGCCCATCTGGATAAGCAGCATACCTGCGGGTTGTCCCGTACGTAACATGATTTCGTACTGGGATAACTTGTCCTCTATCATCTGTACAGACAAATCACGTCCAAGTACCAAATCGTGCATTAAGTGGGTGCGCAGCACACCAAAATCCGTCCTGCGGTTATACTGTAATTGATGGACCTTGTTAAAAGCTTCCCATTCTTCCTTTAGCGAATCGATGGCAGCTGATACACATTTCATAAACTCTTCATCATCCACCGGTTTTAAAATATAATCAAAAGCCTTGAGCTGAAGTGCTTTTTTAGCATATTCAAAATCGGCATAGCCTGTTAGTAGCAAACATCGGATATGCGGCCATCGTTCGTTTACCTCAACAATCAACTCCAATCCTGTCATGCCAGGCATACGAATATCCGTAACCAGAATATCAATATCAAACGCTTCCAGCACATCCACTGCTGCTAATGCGGAAGCTGCTTGATGAACCCTCTCAATGCCCAGCGCCTCCCATGGAATCGTAGCCGCCAGGCTTTCTGTTACATAGCTCTCATCATCTACCAGTAATATCTGAACCATCAGGTCCCTCCATTTTAACCATATTCGAATTTGACGAAGGTTTGAGCTTGATCAAGCTATTCGCCTGCTCTTCTTCTGCTAACAGCGGCCATTTTAAAACCGCGCGTAGTCCTCCCAAAGGTGACAACGAGAAGTCCAGTCCGGCGTCTTCCCCAAAATGTAATCGCATTCGTTGATGCACATTCCATAAGCCGTAGCCGCCTTCCTCTTCTACAGGCTTGTCAAGTGCTAATCTCAGGGATGTTATAGCCTCCCTGCCCAAACCGAGTCCGTTATCATCCACAATTAAGCACATATATGGGCCGATCTGTTCCGTTGTAATACGGATTATACCATCCTCTGCTTGAGGTTCTATCCCATGCAGCACCGCATTTTCCACTAGTGGTTGCACTATAAGCAGCGGAATCAGCAGACTATTGGCCTCTGAAGAAACATGAATTGAAAACGTTAGCCGCGGCATACGCATCTGCTGAATTTTCAAATAATAATGAACAAACTCGATTTCCTCCGATAAAGGTACCAAATCCCGTTCCTGTCTTGTCGTATATCGATAATACTTGGACAAATTATGAGCCATTGCCACGACCGCCTCATGATTACGCAGCTTCGCCATACTTGTAATAAAAGAAAAACAATTATAGAAAAAATGTGGATTGATTTGTGACTGGAGCTGCTTTAGACGCGCTTCCTTCACATGTAGCTTCTCAACATAAACCTTTTCAAACAGCTCCTGAATCTGTCCGACCATCAAATTAAATTGACGAGATAGGAAAGCAAACTCATGACTCCCCTTCGGACTCAATCGGACAGCATAGTCCCCATCCTTTAATCTCCGAAATGCCCGCACAAGCTGAAGAATCGGCACTTGCACCTGTGAATGAAGCAGATAAGCACCAATGAAGCCTACCAGCAGCAAGCCAACAACGGTTATATAAAATAGTCGATTAGATGTGTAAATCGGAGACATCATATCGGACAAAGGCAAGTAGTCAATCAAATACCAGCCCGTCGTTTGCGAAAGAACGGCGTGAACAAGGTAACTCTCTTCTCCAACTTTCACGGTCAGATTATCAACTTCATGCAGCCCCATCTTCTCCAGTTCCGTAATCAGCTTGCCTGACAGCTCTTCATTCGCAGTACGATTATAGATCACTCCTACACCTTTTTTATAATAAAAAGGTTCCTTCCGTCCATCCCCTTTGAAACGGTCAAGCATGTCCTGAATATTGCTGCTGTCAAATTCGACCTTAATAATCGTGTTAGCGGTTTCCGGATTACCAAGTGAAGAAAACGGGGATAATGTATACAACGAAAATATAAACTGATCCTTCCCGTACACCCTTTTTTTAGATACCTGCCAGCCGTTTTTAATCATTTGCTTTAATTCTTTCTGATCATAAAAACCGGCTCCTTTTTCTGATACAACACGTCCAAGCGAAGGTGAATAAATATTCAGACTCGTTCTCCAATTAGATGAGCTTTCTTGAAGTCCAAGCTTGGTTTGGATCCGTTTGACAAGGTTAATACCGTCCAGATTGAGAGTCTTGTCCTTTAAAAAAATCGCTTGAAAACTGGCTACGTCAGGATCATGAATCAGCAGATGCGGCCAGGAGGATATCATTTCAATATTCGTATTCACCTGATTTTGAAAAAAAGTCAACTGATTATAATTAGACTGATTCAGCTCCTTACGTAACACGTCTGTCGTTGTCTGGTTCGAATACACATACAGGATTAGCACAGGAATAAGCAATACGATAACGATAGAGACGATTTTCGTATAAAAATTAAATTTTAACATGTGGTCTACACATCCTCTGCACAAAAAAAGGCATACTTAAATGATATGCCAGAGCCCTGACCTTCGTTGCCGTCCGTACATACTATACATTACTAATGGTTGGCGGTGATAAAATGTTTGATACTAAGCAAATGGAATGGTTCAGTCAACTATCCGCTGAAGATTTGGCTATTTTAGGTGCCGGCTTCACTGCACTGGGTGATTTTTTCGCTTTTTTGGCATTGATTAAAGCCAAACAGGAGCCTACTAAGGGAAATAATTTTGTGGCTCTGGTTAGGGCCAAGCAGGAGACTACTAAAGGGAAAAAAAAGTAACGATACGATCCCATAACATATTATTTGACGACAAATTTTACGCGAGTTCCATCTTCAAACTCATCCAGTTGGTGACTGACCCATGATCCTGCCCCACGATTATCCTTAGGAGCTATGTATTTGACATTTGCACCTTTTCCACCTTCTGAGCACATAGCCATCGGCCATTCGTCACGATCGTATCCTTTACGAGTGGGAACTCCTGCAAGCGAATGCTTACGATTTTGCTCGGCTCCTTCACGGTCAATTGTGCATATGGATGATTTCCCCGCCCGAATGGCTTCCTTGATATGCTGCGCCGTTTCAGGATAACGACCTGACGGAAATTGCAACGTAACCTGACCCGATGAAGGCGGGTTCTCTCCTGTCGTTTTCGTAAGAAGATTGCCACCTTCAAACCAATACACGCCAACAGCTAGCAGCACTAGAGTTATAAAACTTAACAGCTTTTTCTTCAAATTCCCTCTTCCCTTCAAGCTATTCCAGTGGATAACCTTCAATCAAGGAAATCCCCAAACTTTATTTTTCTATAACCCGACTCAATGAGATATCCAGCGGACAAACCCGAAGAAGGCACACCACAGGAGAAGACTTATCAATATTCCCCAAAATAAACCTTTAAAAAGCTTCATACCGCACTGACAACCTTTCCAACTGGGCTTTGCCCTATTATAACATGTCAGAAAGACTGTTGTCGCAACATGCCCTGCATATAACTTAATCATAAATATTTTAATTTTAAAATAAAATAATTTGAAAATAAATTAGAATCATTCCAGAAACAAGTCCCACCCTCATCTAAAATGATAATTACGATATAAAAAAAATCACATTTTAATCAAAATTTAATGAAATTTTTCCGAAAATGATGTATAATTATTGACATAATAAAACGCACGAGGTGATCATCATGGCATTATTAAACAAAGTACAGGAGTTAAAATTGCAACTGCCTAGCGAGCATCATGGCATTTCACAATACGTGGAGCATGCGCTGCATTCAATTGACAGCTTTGTTGAGCAACATCGTCAATTTATAGCCGCTCAGGCTTTGTATGGTGAAAAAATTAACGGCACGGAAGAAAGACTGTTCCGGGATACAATTTCCGAGATTAAAGCTCAACTGGTGGCCACGCTGGAAAAGACGGTTGAAGACTTCTCACACAAAGGCGACAAACACTGGAAGAACCATTATCAGGACGGCGTAGAATAAGTTGAAAAATAACCCCTGGTCATTGACCGGGGTTATTTTTGCATAGGCGATATGCGCAATATATGAAGATTATTTTAACACTCTGACAGAGGTAGCTACAGTCTTACCGTTATAAACCACTTTAATACTGGAATTTCCGTAAGCCAATGCCTTCACCTGTCCTCCGCTAACCTGTACAATAGAAGGCTTGGAGGAAGTCCATACCGCTGAACTTGTCACATTGGTAATTGTGCCTGAGTCATAAACCGCATTCACACTCAGCACTTGAGAGGAACCATTAGGAAGCTTCAAGTTCTTGTTACTCAATACCAACTTGAGCAGCTTAGGTGTAACCTTGACCTCAATGTTAAACGACTTATTCTGGTATGTGCCCGTAATCGTCGCTGTTCCAATTCCAACCGCTTTAATAGCTGAGCCTTTTACAATTGCCACGGAAGCATTGGATGTGGTCCATTTCACTTTGTTGCTGAGCGTAACTTTTTTACCATCTGTATATACACCGATGACCTTGACGGATTGACTCCCTTTCAAATTCATTTCAGCGCTTGAAAGGCTTGGCGTCAACGTAGAAATAGTTCCTTCTACGATAACAGGCACTTTCACATATTTATTCAAATACATTGCCTTGATTCCGGAGTTACCGCCGCTCACTGCTTTTACCTTGCCATTTCCCACTGTTACTGCCGCAGTAGTAGCCACCCAGCTTACCTGATTGGTAACATCGAGCGTTCCACCACCAGCCATTTGTGCTTTTACCGTGGGAACACTCACTTCTTGTCCCGCTACCATCACATATTTTTTCTCGGAGGCGGTCAGCTTGAGTACTTTGTATTGTACAGTTACCGGTATATCCAGCTTAATGGCACCCAATGTAGCTGTCAGTGTCGCGCTACCCGGGTTCACTGCAATCAGCTTACCGTTTGTAATTTTGACGACACTTTCATTGCTTAGGCTCCATTTTACATCGGATTGGACTGCTTTTTTGGCTCCATTGACCAAGTAAGCAGATATGCTCGGAAGAGCCGTTTTGCTTCCTGTTTCGAGAGATAAGCTTGCTTTGCTTGATACCAGTTTTTCAATGGTCGGCAATACGTTGACCTTCAAGGTCTTACTCAAACCGTGATAGGACACTGTAATTACCGAGTTCCCTGTGTCCAATGGGCTAATTTTTCCTTGCTCCACTGTGGCAACCAGCGGATTGGAGGAAGTCCATTCTGCAGTGCTGGTGACATCCGTTTTACCTCCGGTAAGGTTCACATCTGTCGCATTGACCTGAATAGGTGAACTACCCAGGAAGACCGATTGGGAAGCGGATGGACTCAATATTAATGCTTGGGAAGAGGAACGTACATACACGATCGTTTGTGCTTTGAGTTCATCTTTGCTTGCTTTAATGTAAGTCATGCCCTTGGCAAGAGGACGAATCAGACCACCTTCCACTGTAGCCACGGACGGATTCGTGGATATCCATTCCACACCAGATACTTTTTCTGTACCGCCCGCCGTAAGCACACCTTGGGCAGTCAATTGTTTCGACTCTCCGCTCACCACCAGATTGAAGGGACCGGATGGATCTATCTGCAGCTTGCTGTAAGGCGATTTAACCGTAATTGTCGTGCTTACCGTTTGCTGTCCATATGTGGCGACGACCTTAATCTGCCCTTTGGATACTGGAGTAATGAGTCCCTTATCTACCTTTAATATGCCTGAATCTCCAGAGATCCATTCCGCCTTTTGGGTAACATCCTCTTTACCGGATTCTTTCACATTCCACACTTTTAATTGAGCAGGGCTTCCACCCAGATTCAATGTAGTCGGATTTTCACTATCCCACTTTACTGTGGAGGTTGTGCTCCCCTCCGCTTGGATCAAACCCGCTGGCAATGCTGCGAATAAAAACATCAGCACAGCAAGTAAGAAGGTACTCCGTTTGCTCATACGTTTCATACGTTCCATTCGTTTCTCTCCCTTAGTTTCAGCGCTATAAAATAGGATATAATTAACAATCCTATTACTTTATCGGTAAACAGCTACTTAATTTGAACCCTTAGGAAGAAAAAAGGTGGATTATAACAGTTAAAGTTCTCCGCGTAGCGACCTGACCACGAACAGATGATCCTCCTTGGACAAGGTTTGTCCATCATCCAGAACGACATCGTAATCCGTGTGACTGGTCAATTTTGCGTTGTATGCAATCAGTTGGTCTTCTTTCCAAACGGTCACCGCCGATTGAAAAAGAATGGCATTATCAAACTGCAATGGAACGCTCATCACATAACCGATAGAATTTAGCTTCGCCGGTTGACGGCTTCTGCGCTCACGCCCGGGAGGGAGCATCGTAATATACGTAATATTTTCAAAAGGAATAGACAACATCTTCGGGCCTAAAATAACGCACTTGTGCGTGTCATCCCATTTTTCAATCGTGCCGCGCACCTTTTGAGTATGACCATTGTTGCCGTGATATAAAATGACCTGACGTCCCTTCCATTGACGCATGTCCTCACCTCCAGTGCTAGCGGTTAGGGATCTCCCACCGAATCGGTTCCATTCCATGCTCCAGCAAAAATGCATTGGTTTGCGAAAAAGGCTTGCTGCCGAAAAAGCCCCTATGAGCCGCCAAAGGACTAGGATGGCTTGATTTCAACACCAAATGCTTGTTCGTATTCACGAAGCTTGCTTTTTTCTGGGCATGGCTTCCCCACAAAATGAACACTGCCGGCTGCTCACGTTCATTAATCGCCTCAATAACGGCATCCGTGAAACGTTCCCAGCCTATTCCCTGATGAGATTGTGGTTGTCCTTCACGCACGGTCAGCACATTGTTCAGCAGCAGCACTCCCTGCTCTGCCCAAGGAACAAGGTAGCCCTGATTGGGAATGGGAGTACCGATATCATCACGCAACTCTTTATATATATTTTGCAGAGACGGCGGTGTACGCACATCTGGTCTTACGGAAAAACTCAAGCCGTGGGCTTGTCCCTCTCCATGATAGGGGTCCTGTCCCAATATAACCGCTTTGGTAAGATGATATGGTGTCAATTTGAGTGCGGAAAACAAATCTTCCTTTGGAGGGTAGACTTTATGTATCTTGTATTCGCGTGCTAATGTATACCTCAATTCATTGAAATAAGGCTTTTCTACCTCTTCTCGTAAAACTTCATCCCAATCATTACCAAACATAACTCCCGTCTCCTCTCGATATATGGGTCCCGAAATGTTTAAACGTTTTATTCACAAAAAAATAAGCTGGTCTCCCTCATCCGGAGCCAGCTTATTTATTCGTTACCTGTGTTACATGCCGAAGGACCAGGATAGAAACCATACGATAATCAGCTACCGTTGATCTAAATTCGATTTCCTTATTATAGCATTAACGATAATGGTGTCAAGTAACTGTAAGCCCAAATCCATACAATACCTCGTAAAAATCTAAAGGTTGGCTCAGAATATTCGGTTAAGCCTTATGAGCTTTTAGATATTCTAGCGCGTTATACAACATAACGGCTGCTTCCGCACGTGTAATCTCGCTTTTTGGATTAAACTTTTTACTTGCATCCAAGGTATTGACCTTGTATATCAGCGAACGCTGAATGCTGCCTTGATACGAAGGCTCCAACTTGCTATCATCGGCAATCGACACAGGGGCAATTTTGATCATCGGCAGGCTACCTGCTTTTTCCATGCCCTGAATCAGCATATGGGTGAACTCTTCCTTGGTCAGCGTTTTTGAGGGAACGATATCTTTGGGAATCTCTACGCCATTATAATGCGCGTTGACAAAGGCATCGGCATACCATGCGGTATCCTTAACATTTGCGAACAGCCCACTGGCCTGTGGCGCCTTATTAAAGTCAATAGCGGCCAAACTGAGTTGAAATCCGCCGGAAATCAACCGAATGCCTTGGGCAGCAGTTACTTTAGAGGCGGGGAGAAACTGCGTATCAGAGACCCCTTTGAGCAAACCCTGAGTTTGAAGGGAGATGATTTTGTCTTTACCGTTTACGCTGTCCAAATCCTTGAACTGATTGCCAGCCGCAAACATTTGACCTCCAAAAGAGAAGGAAAGAAGCGATACTGTGGTCATGGCTGCGAATGCGCTTTTTCTCATGTTCATGTCAAGTTCCACCTTGTAGTTGAATTAGGCCGCCTGGCCATTAACAACCTCTTTGACGCAGTACAGGTTGGAAAGGTTGCAAGCGATCTTATTAGTTACTCATTCGAACGATATAACTGACTCAATGCCTTCACAAACTCACGGGCTGCCGGGGTCGCTTCATCAAAAGAATGCGCGATAATTCCGATATCCCGCCTAATCTCGGGAATGATCTCTTTAACGATGAGTGAATGGGACACCGAGGAAAGCGTAAACTTCGATATAATGCCGATACCCAGCTTTTTTTGGACCATGTGGACTAAGGTTTCAGCCGTTTGGACCGTGAAACTCTCCTGGAAAGGAATTTGCTGCTCATGCAAGGTGTTTAATACAGCAGATTCATGTCCTCCTTTACAGAAGATAAGGTCATTCCTGTTCTGTTCCAGAGAAACTTCATGCTCTGCTTGCAATGGATGATTCTCCGGTATGATGGCAACCATGGAATCGTGTTCAAGAATATGGACGTCATAATGATCGAAAGGAGAAGCTACTATTCCAATTTCAACAGTGCGATCCTCCACCCATTGTTTGATTTGATTCGAGTTTCCTTCCATCAGTTCAATGGTGACTTCGGGATATTGGGAGCGGAATAAGCAGATCGCTTCTGGAAGCAAGTTCGTAGAGGCCGCCGGGAAGGAGCCTATTTTCACTTTACCGCGCAAAAGCTTATTCTCCTGACACGCAAGCTGAACCATTTTATGTTCGATCTCCTTCATTTGTCTGGCCAGACTCAGCATTTCTTTTCCTACTTCGGTTAGTACAAGTCCATTCTGCTTGTCGCGAATAAACAATTTTATCTGCAAGGTATTTTCTAACTGGATCAAAGCCTTGCTAACCGCAGGCTGGGAAATAAACAGCGCTTTGGCAGCCTCCGTCATATTCATTTTCTCCGCAACCTTCATAAACACTTCGAGATGATTCATATTCACAGACATACACCCATCATAACCGTACGGTTATTCCCTCTATGAAATAATAGTATTTCAGTTATATCAAAACATACCTTATGATAAAAAACAACTCCTGCTCCTTATGAGCAGATGTAATGACTCTAAGCTACATTTTGATGATGTAATGCTTGACTAGAAGGGGATTGGAATATGAATTCAAATCTGAATTTTACCGAACAAATTACCAGAGATACAGCTTCATCTAAAGGACTTCCATGGGGCGGGTTGCTGGCGCTTGCTATGACCGGATTTATTTGTATTCTCACCGAAACGCTTCCCGCTGGTCTATTGCCACAAATCAGCACTGGACTGGGAATATCGGAAGCTTTGGCCGGCCAATTGGTCACGTTGTATGCTCTTGGTTCGCTCGCTGCCGCAATCCCGTTGACTGCCGCAACACGGGGCTGGCGACGACGGCCTTTATTATTGCTCTGTATCATTGGCTTTCTCGTGTTTAACACCATTACGGCGCTGTCTTCTTACTATATGTTGACGCTGGCTGCCCGTTTCCTTGCAGGCGTAGCCGCTGGTGTGTTATGGGGGATGCTTGCTGGCTATGCCCGACGAATGGTGCCGGATGCATTAAAAGGACGCGCCATGGCTGTCGCCATGTCAGGAACCCCGCTGGCTCTTGCTCTGGGCGTCCCGTTAGGAACGTTCCTCGGTGCGCTTGTTGGCTGGAGAACGGTTTTTGGTACCATGTCCTTTCTCGCAGTAGTTTTAGTCGTCTGGGTACTCTGGAAACTTCCGGATTTTCCCGGTCAGGCTACCCACCAGCGCCTCCGGCTGAGTAAGGTTTTCACGATTGCCGGTGTACGTCCTATTTTACTTGTCGTTTTGGTTTGGGTGCTGGCGCATAATATTCTGTACACCTATATCGCGCCTTATTTGAGTCAGGCTGGACTGGCCTCCCAAACGGATGTGGTG
Proteins encoded:
- a CDS encoding response regulator transcription factor; translation: MVQILLVDDESYVTESLAATIPWEALGIERVHQAASALAAVDVLEAFDIDILVTDIRMPGMTGLELIVEVNERWPHIRCLLLTGYADFEYAKKALQLKAFDYILKPVDDEEFMKCVSAAIDSLKEEWEAFNKVHQLQYNRRTDFGVLRTHLMHDLVLGRDLSVQMIEDKLSQYEIMLRTGQPAGMLLIQMGKHFSDMDYHSVSLIEYAIGNIAEEVFAPDFHVWHCKAPHDCLIVLIEANRDNNREKYGMHHEEESDYVPEQHDMKRITEISMDEHSSILRATIETFRKNVSNYLKGEIYVTVTGWFMFPEELPKAYQTAIRSLYWNHREETDTLLLVDEQTVQSHRSVKSLEGLYMPPTLTHLLESRQWEEAEAKLNRVFGKIEEAGYTREHLYELFISVTSAFMYTAHKQGRFITQMDQTGFDPLHAQKMVQSFSNLKEWIFSMMSKLKSEWSASEQSAKSYVVKQVQELISQDKGQELSVKTIADQVYLHPVYLSKIYKAETGEGLGDYIIRMRMERALYLLKYSNKKIYEITTELGYQNPQYFSKMFKKHYGMTPHEFRDQ
- a CDS encoding sensor histidine kinase, whose product is MLKFNFYTKIVSIVIVLLIPVLILYVYSNQTTTDVLRKELNQSNYNQLTFFQNQVNTNIEMISSWPHLLIHDPDVASFQAIFLKDKTLNLDGINLVKRIQTKLGLQESSSNWRTSLNIYSPSLGRVVSEKGAGFYDQKELKQMIKNGWQVSKKRVYGKDQFIFSLYTLSPFSSLGNPETANTIIKVEFDSSNIQDMLDRFKGDGRKEPFYYKKGVGVIYNRTANEELSGKLITELEKMGLHEVDNLTVKVGEESYLVHAVLSQTTGWYLIDYLPLSDMMSPIYTSNRLFYITVVGLLLVGFIGAYLLHSQVQVPILQLVRAFRRLKDGDYAVRLSPKGSHEFAFLSRQFNLMVGQIQELFEKVYVEKLHVKEARLKQLQSQINPHFFYNCFSFITSMAKLRNHEAVVAMAHNLSKYYRYTTRQERDLVPLSEEIEFVHYYLKIQQMRMPRLTFSIHVSSEANSLLIPLLIVQPLVENAVLHGIEPQAEDGIIRITTEQIGPYMCLIVDDNGLGLGREAITSLRLALDKPVEEEGGYGLWNVHQRMRLHFGEDAGLDFSLSPLGGLRAVLKWPLLAEEEQANSLIKLKPSSNSNMVKMEGPDGSDITGR
- a CDS encoding NucA/NucB deoxyribonuclease domain-containing protein, giving the protein MKKKLLSFITLVLLAVGVYWFEGGNLLTKTTGENPPSSGQVTLQFPSGRYPETAQHIKEAIRAGKSSICTIDREGAEQNRKHSLAGVPTRKGYDRDEWPMAMCSEGGKGANVKYIAPKDNRGAGSWVSHQLDEFEDGTRVKFVVK
- a CDS encoding uracil-DNA glycosylase; this translates as MFGNDWDEVLREEVEKPYFNELRYTLAREYKIHKVYPPKEDLFSALKLTPYHLTKAVILGQDPYHGEGQAHGLSFSVRPDVRTPPSLQNIYKELRDDIGTPIPNQGYLVPWAEQGVLLLNNVLTVREGQPQSHQGIGWERFTDAVIEAINEREQPAVFILWGSHAQKKASFVNTNKHLVLKSSHPSPLAAHRGFFGSKPFSQTNAFLLEHGMEPIRWEIPNR
- a CDS encoding S-layer homology domain-containing protein — encoded protein: MNMRKSAFAAMTTVSLLSFSFGGQMFAAGNQFKDLDSVNGKDKIISLQTQGLLKGVSDTQFLPASKVTAAQGIRLISGGFQLSLAAIDFNKAPQASGLFANVKDTAWYADAFVNAHYNGVEIPKDIVPSKTLTKEEFTHMLIQGMEKAGSLPMIKIAPVSIADDSKLEPSYQGSIQRSLIYKVNTLDASKKFNPKSEITRAEAAVMLYNALEYLKAHKA
- a CDS encoding LysR family transcriptional regulator — its product is MSVNMNHLEVFMKVAEKMNMTEAAKALFISQPAVSKALIQLENTLQIKLFIRDKQNGLVLTEVGKEMLSLARQMKEIEHKMVQLACQENKLLRGKVKIGSFPAASTNLLPEAICLFRSQYPEVTIELMEGNSNQIKQWVEDRTVEIGIVASPFDHYDVHILEHDSMVAIIPENHPLQAEHEVSLEQNRNDLIFCKGGHESAVLNTLHEQQIPFQESFTVQTAETLVHMVQKKLGIGIISKFTLSSVSHSLIVKEIIPEIRRDIGIIAHSFDEATPAAREFVKALSQLYRSNE
- a CDS encoding MFS transporter; the protein is MNSNLNFTEQITRDTASSKGLPWGGLLALAMTGFICILTETLPAGLLPQISTGLGISEALAGQLVTLYALGSLAAAIPLTAATRGWRRRPLLLLCIIGFLVFNTITALSSYYMLTLAARFLAGVAAGVLWGMLAGYARRMVPDALKGRAMAVAMSGTPLALALGVPLGTFLGALVGWRTVFGTMSFLAVVLVVWVLWKLPDFPGQATHQRLRLSKVFTIAGVRPILLVVLVWVLAHNILYTYIAPYLSQAGLASQTDVVLLIFGITSVAGIGLIGALIDRWLRILVLMSTLGFAVTAVALGIGSHQPAIVYLSVALWGLTFGGAATLLQTALAEAAGESADVAQSMLVTAWNLAIGGGGLLGGILLETLGVRSFPWTLLILMLLAFVVSWVAKEHGFSTRRYE